The following are encoded in a window of Bacillus xiapuensis genomic DNA:
- the recU gene encoding Holliday junction resolvase RecU: protein MAIKYPNGKKYVPFSQELPKKQRLKKDSYSNRGMTLEEDLNETNTFYLERGIAVVHKKPTPVQIVQVDYPRRSAAVIKEAYFKQASTTDYNGVYRGKYLDFEAKETKSPTAFPLKNFHPHQIEHMKKVDKQKGVCFVIIRFAAVEEIYFLPCSRLFDFWERMISGGRKSIAKAELETAAYSIPIGLHPRIPYLSVIDELYF from the coding sequence ATGGCGATAAAATATCCGAATGGAAAAAAGTATGTGCCTTTTTCACAAGAACTTCCCAAAAAGCAACGGTTGAAAAAGGACAGCTACAGCAACAGGGGAATGACACTTGAGGAGGACTTGAATGAGACCAATACATTTTATCTTGAACGTGGAATAGCCGTTGTCCACAAAAAACCAACGCCAGTTCAAATCGTTCAAGTTGATTATCCAAGGAGAAGTGCAGCCGTCATTAAAGAAGCTTACTTCAAACAAGCTTCAACTACTGACTATAACGGGGTCTACAGGGGGAAGTATTTAGATTTTGAAGCGAAGGAGACGAAAAGTCCTACCGCTTTCCCGCTGAAGAATTTTCACCCCCATCAGATTGAGCATATGAAAAAAGTGGACAAACAAAAGGGAGTCTGCTTTGTGATCATTCGATTCGCTGCAGTAGAGGAGATCTATTTTCTTCCTTGCAGCCGCTTGTTTGACTTTTGGGAGCGGATGATTAGCGGCGGCCGCAAATCTATAGCAAAGGCTGAGCTGGAAACAGCAGCTTATTCCATTCCTATAGGGCTGCATCCCCGAATTCCCTATTTATCCGTAATTGATGAGCTTTACTTTTAG
- a CDS encoding YpoC family protein, translated as MAVVPVPPHLQHPLFFQAESVFVPNQLSVADEPYFIYELTGIDKPWLKADRYVKMLDQEWRKLKKQLDRAFQMRDSCTFSSPMKALLALLWMNLYWSNGSPVMLNNWPDRVQSLAIKPINAAERLSFVMNRPFSYQAYVQINELISEQQKQLAKYQLMQHKKDG; from the coding sequence ATGGCGGTGGTGCCGGTTCCTCCTCATCTCCAGCACCCGCTGTTCTTTCAGGCGGAGTCTGTTTTTGTACCGAATCAACTGAGCGTTGCAGATGAGCCGTATTTTATTTATGAATTAACTGGAATAGACAAGCCTTGGCTTAAGGCCGATCGATATGTAAAGATGCTGGATCAGGAATGGCGCAAATTAAAAAAGCAGCTTGATCGGGCCTTTCAAATGAGAGACAGTTGCACCTTTTCTTCTCCAATGAAAGCATTGCTAGCTTTGTTATGGATGAACCTCTATTGGAGCAACGGTTCTCCAGTCATGCTCAACAATTGGCCGGATCGCGTGCAGTCACTAGCTATTAAGCCGATTAACGCAGCTGAAAGGCTGTCTTTTGTGATGAATCGCCCTTTTTCCTATCAAGCGTACGTGCAAATCAATGAACTAATAAGTGAACAGCAAAAGCAGCTGGCTAAATATCAGCTCATGCAACACAAAAAGGATGGCTAA
- a CDS encoding PBP1A family penicillin-binding protein, with translation MSDQYNSRTERRKQQKKRAAKPAAAPAKGPKKKKKRSLFKKVFLTFAVLILLSLAGGIGAFAYMVKDAPNLDEALLRDPIPSKVYDKDGKFITTIGSGKLDYVKYEDIPQLVKDAILATEDARFFEHHGVDIIRIGGAALKNVTDGFGSQGASTITQQVVKLSFLKPEKTLKRKAQEAWLAYQLERQYTKEEIFEMYANKVYMSQGIHGIKAAAKHYFNKELDELTLPEAALIAGMPQSPNNYNPFTNPERAEKRRNLVLSLMKQHDKISETEMAQAKAVPLNKLLAENKQGEGETKKYNAYIDMVIEEVQRMGDYNPYSDGLKIYTTLDRKAQDYMDQLLNTEDILSYPSDDFQAGIALTDTKTGEVRAVGGGRGENQKVERGYNYAVDLKQRQPGSVIKPLIDYGPAIEYLNWSTYQQLDDKPTTYPDGTPIRNAGGSYMGPISMRTAMTYSRNIPALEAYKEVGHEKANEFLGNLGIQLKKEESENYSNSIGAMSGISPLDLAGAYAAFGNGGQYNEPHTVKKLILSDGETEVENDIKPKAAMSDYTAYMITDMLRDVVSEGTGTQANIPGLDVAGKTGTTNYTEKEKSDFGIPDSGSPDSWFVGYTTNYTAAIWTGYPNKSEYLSPESQRIAKRLFRYLMEEVSSDVKTEDFKKPKSVVELPILKGSNPAVVAGDSVPDSDKVYELFVKGEEPKKVYRNKDDEEEKDKDKEKEKEEQETKGKIEGLNAAYDSSSQSISVSWSFSGEGTPSFTVTANGQSQAANGNSAVISNVQPGQTYSITVTATVDGATVDSASTSVTASGGENPAEPEDGGQQEPDQPDTEAPDGNNNGNHNGGNTPPPDQGNGQNGGTPPNGDNGGSGNGNNNGNGNGSSSGGNPSPTQPPVGTPPANNNGGNTQQGQSTQSGTESGL, from the coding sequence ATGTCTGATCAATACAATTCACGTACAGAAAGACGCAAGCAACAGAAAAAAAGAGCGGCTAAACCAGCAGCCGCTCCTGCAAAGGGGCCGAAGAAGAAGAAAAAGCGTTCCCTCTTCAAAAAAGTATTTCTTACTTTTGCCGTCCTGATTCTGCTCTCTCTTGCAGGAGGAATAGGCGCTTTTGCTTACATGGTCAAAGATGCGCCGAATTTGGATGAAGCGCTTTTGCGGGATCCTATCCCTTCGAAGGTTTACGATAAAGATGGGAAATTCATTACGACGATCGGCTCTGGAAAACTAGATTACGTCAAATATGAAGATATTCCGCAGCTGGTGAAGGACGCCATTCTTGCAACGGAAGACGCTCGCTTCTTTGAGCATCACGGCGTAGATATTATACGAATCGGCGGCGCTGCCCTTAAAAACGTGACCGACGGATTCGGTTCACAAGGGGCAAGCACCATCACCCAGCAGGTCGTCAAGCTGTCCTTTTTAAAACCTGAAAAAACGCTGAAAAGAAAAGCTCAGGAAGCTTGGCTGGCTTATCAGCTGGAACGGCAATATACAAAAGAAGAAATCTTTGAAATGTACGCCAATAAAGTCTATATGTCTCAGGGCATTCATGGGATTAAAGCCGCAGCAAAGCACTATTTCAATAAAGAATTGGATGAATTAACGCTTCCTGAAGCGGCTTTAATTGCCGGCATGCCGCAGAGCCCGAATAATTACAATCCTTTTACCAATCCTGAACGTGCAGAGAAGCGCCGGAATCTCGTACTGTCCCTGATGAAGCAGCATGATAAAATTTCCGAAACAGAAATGGCACAGGCTAAAGCAGTGCCGCTAAATAAATTGCTGGCTGAAAACAAGCAAGGAGAAGGAGAAACAAAGAAATACAATGCCTATATCGATATGGTGATTGAAGAAGTTCAGCGCATGGGCGACTACAATCCCTATTCGGACGGACTAAAGATTTACACCACTCTAGATCGCAAAGCTCAGGATTATATGGATCAATTACTCAACACAGAGGACATTCTTAGTTATCCGAGCGATGATTTTCAAGCCGGAATCGCCCTCACTGATACGAAAACCGGGGAAGTGCGCGCAGTCGGCGGAGGACGCGGTGAAAACCAGAAGGTCGAGCGCGGATACAACTACGCGGTGGACTTAAAACAGCGTCAGCCAGGATCCGTCATTAAACCGCTGATTGATTACGGGCCTGCGATTGAATATTTAAATTGGTCTACCTATCAGCAGCTGGATGACAAACCGACGACATACCCGGACGGCACACCGATACGCAACGCTGGCGGTTCCTATATGGGACCGATCTCAATGAGAACAGCGATGACCTACTCCCGCAACATACCGGCTTTAGAAGCTTATAAAGAAGTGGGACACGAAAAGGCCAACGAATTTTTAGGAAACCTTGGAATTCAACTGAAGAAAGAGGAATCAGAAAACTATTCCAACTCCATTGGCGCGATGAGCGGCATCTCACCTCTTGATTTAGCCGGCGCCTATGCGGCATTTGGAAACGGCGGCCAATACAATGAGCCGCATACAGTAAAGAAACTCATCCTATCTGATGGGGAAACGGAAGTGGAGAACGACATTAAACCTAAAGCAGCGATGAGTGATTACACCGCTTATATGATTACCGATATGCTGAGGGATGTTGTGAGCGAAGGTACCGGAACCCAAGCGAATATACCTGGTTTAGATGTAGCCGGAAAGACAGGAACCACCAACTATACTGAGAAAGAAAAAAGCGACTTTGGCATTCCTGACAGCGGCTCGCCAGATTCCTGGTTTGTCGGATATACAACCAACTATACAGCGGCAATTTGGACCGGTTACCCGAACAAAAGCGAGTATTTATCACCTGAAAGCCAGCGCATTGCCAAAAGACTGTTTAGATATTTAATGGAAGAAGTTTCGTCAGATGTGAAAACAGAAGACTTCAAAAAGCCGAAAAGCGTTGTAGAACTTCCGATCTTAAAAGGCTCCAACCCTGCTGTAGTGGCCGGTGACAGCGTTCCTGACAGCGACAAGGTCTATGAACTTTTTGTCAAAGGGGAAGAACCTAAGAAAGTATACAGAAATAAAGATGACGAAGAAGAAAAAGACAAAGACAAAGAGAAAGAGAAAGAAGAACAAGAAACCAAAGGAAAAATTGAAGGATTGAATGCAGCTTATGATTCTTCCTCCCAGAGCATTTCCGTATCTTGGTCTTTCAGCGGAGAGGGAACGCCAAGCTTTACCGTTACAGCTAACGGACAATCGCAAGCTGCGAACGGAAATTCAGCCGTCATCAGCAATGTACAGCCTGGCCAAACATACAGCATTACGGTAACTGCGACTGTAGACGGCGCAACAGTGGACTCGGCTTCCACGTCCGTAACCGCCTCAGGTGGCGAGAACCCAGCTGAACCGGAAGATGGCGGCCAGCAAGAACCTGATCAACCTGATACCGAAGCGCCTGACGGCAACAATAACGGAAATCATAACGGAGGAAATACGCCTCCTCCAGACCAAGGAAATGGACAGAATGGCGGCACACCTCCTAATGGAGACAATGGAGGAAGCGGCAACGGCAACAATAACGGCAACGGCAACGGAAGCAGCTCAGGCGGAAATCCTTCGCCTACTCAGCCGCCCGTTGGAACACCTCCTGCCAATAACAATGGAGGCAATACCCAGCAAGGACAATCCACACAATCAGGAACTGAAAGCGGCCTATAA
- a CDS encoding YppG family protein gives MNHWGPMPMQPYPYEYYPQLQAHPYFYPQPADQSSFAGSLFDHPLYTMHQPQQPYMPFSAPSAPNMNKPPASGNMFIKSFQNEDGSFNMNKALDTAGLMMNTVSQLSSIVKGVSGWLKV, from the coding sequence ATGAATCATTGGGGTCCAATGCCGATGCAGCCCTATCCATATGAATATTATCCGCAGCTCCAAGCTCATCCGTACTTCTATCCGCAGCCGGCGGATCAATCTTCATTTGCCGGCTCCTTATTCGACCATCCTCTCTATACCATGCACCAGCCTCAGCAGCCGTATATGCCATTTTCAGCCCCGTCAGCACCCAATATGAATAAACCGCCGGCTTCCGGCAATATGTTCATTAAATCCTTTCAAAATGAAGACGGCTCGTTTAACATGAATAAAGCACTGGATACAGCAGGTTTAATGATGAATACCGTATCGCAGTTATCAAGCATCGTTAAAGGTGTGAGCGGATGGTTGAAAGTATAA
- a CDS encoding DUF1798 family protein, with protein sequence MNSLHELTKALLHLVHQANEVYHKNRREQTKGDFYQEVKPFADQARQLSEKWEQAVMKEMKRREFKYVHPPQIKATLENIELISVQAFFPETSYTRFKNYVESTIFILEQLQRELD encoded by the coding sequence ATGAATTCACTTCACGAATTAACCAAAGCATTACTTCATCTCGTGCATCAGGCCAATGAGGTATATCACAAAAACAGAAGAGAGCAAACAAAAGGCGATTTTTATCAGGAGGTTAAGCCGTTTGCGGATCAGGCCCGCCAATTGTCTGAAAAATGGGAGCAAGCGGTGATGAAAGAAATGAAGAGGAGGGAATTTAAATACGTGCACCCTCCCCAAATAAAAGCCACACTAGAGAACATTGAATTGATTTCCGTACAAGCGTTTTTTCCAGAAACAAGCTACACTCGCTTTAAAAACTATGTGGAGTCGACAATTTTTATTTTGGAACAGCTGCAAAGAGAGCTGGACTAA